In the Nicotiana tabacum cultivar K326 chromosome 16, ASM71507v2, whole genome shotgun sequence genome, one interval contains:
- the LOC142170425 gene encoding uncharacterized protein LOC142170425, producing MGSKVIIHIDHAALRYLMTKKDSKARLIRWVLLLQEFDLEIADQKGSQNQVADHLSRLEEEGRPKDGLEINDAFLDEQLLSVSLNSMPWFTDVANFFVTSIIPSELSSKQRKKLKRESLDYYWNKPYLFKICNDCVIRRCVPEEE from the coding sequence atgggttccaaagtgattattcatatTGATCACGCGGCACTCCGTTACTTGATGACCAAAAAGGACTCTAAAGCTAGACTGATAAGATGGGTTTTATTGCTTCAAGAATTTGACCTTGAGATTGCTGATCAGAAAGGAAGtcaaaatcaagtggcggaccacttatcccgcttggaagaggaggggagacCCAAAGATGGTCTCGAAATTAATGATGCATTCctggatgaacaactcctctcagTTTCTTTGAATAGTATGCCTTGGTTCACTGATGTGGCCAATTTTTTTGTGACCAGCATTATTCcaagtgagctctcttctaaacaaaggaagaagcttaaacgggaAAGCTTGGATTATTACTGGAACAAGCCttatcttttcaagatttgtaatgattgtgtgatccggagatgtgttccggAAGAGGAGTGA